In Vigna unguiculata cultivar IT97K-499-35 chromosome 3, ASM411807v1, whole genome shotgun sequence, a single genomic region encodes these proteins:
- the LOC114178909 gene encoding chaperone protein dnaJ 20, chloroplastic, protein MRCHGLTVHGSNHRGFCVPTVSPVFLRPTRPVTRIAFPKATLKNEGLVMDLSFYELLGIPESGSLMEIKNAYKQLARKYHPDVSPPGRVEEYTKRFIQVQEAYETLSDPSRRAMYDHDMAKGINFAFNARRRRNYHDQVVEQKTEWKSRWQSQLSELKRRSSSKDGGGNMSWAARMRQQRDESSNES, encoded by the exons atgcggTGTCATGGCTTAACCGTACACGGAAGCAACCACCGTGGCTTCTGCGTCCCCACCGTGTCTCCGGTGTTCTTGAGACCCACCCGACCCGTCACCCGTATCGCGTTTCCCAAGGCTACCCTGAAGAACGAGGGACTAGTGATGGATTTGAGCTTCTACGAGCTTCTGGGTATACCCGAATCCGGTTCCTTGATGGAGATCAAGAACGCGTACAAACAACTCGCCCGAAAGTACCACCCGGACGTGTCTCCTCCGGGTCGGGTCGAGGAGTACACCAAACGGTTTATTCAGGTTCAGGAAGCCTACGAAACTCTCTCCGATCCTTCCCGAAGAGCCATGTACGATCACGACATGGCCAAAGGTATTAACTTCGCTTTCAACGCCCGCAGACGCCGCAATTACCACGATCAG GTGGTGGAGCAAAAAACTGAATGGAAATCTCGGTGGCAATCTCAACTGTCAGAGCTGAAGAGAAGAAGTAGCAGCAAGGATGGTGGAGGGAACATGTCATGGGCAGCTAGAATGCGCCAGCAGAGGGATGAATCGTCTAATGAATCATGA